The Ardenticatenales bacterium DNA window CCAAACGGGTAGTAGGCTCCGTGTTGGCCGGCGGCCAGGAAGGGCACGCCGGCGAACAGGTAGGGATTCCAGAGAGGAATGGTGCGCTGTCGCAGGCTCTCTTGAATGAAATTTTTCCAGGCGTAGTTTTGCAGGATGAGGTCGCTGAGGAGGTGGTTTTGCGGGTGTTCGATGCCCAATTCGGCGGCGTGGTCGGCCCAGGGCTGCCATTGGAAGAGGTTATCTGCCGGCAACATCGTTTTGCCGCCAATGGTGACGCTACCATAGAACAAAAAAGGCAGGACGAGGTAGCCTGCGAGGATGATGATGCTCAGGCGCGCGTTTTTGATGGGAATGCGTTTCATGCTTGTTGATGGAGGAGGGGGAGGAATAATTAATTGGTGAATTGGTGAACTGTTGAATGATCAATGGTGAGTTCACTGAAAAAACCGGGTTTTTTGATTGTCCGGCGGAAATTACCAGAGTGGTTCATGTGTAAAAACCCGGTTTTTGGCCTTTTTTCAGTTCAACAATTCAATGATTCACCCATTAGTTATTGATCCATCCTATTCGCCGGCGTGAATTTGCGGTAGTGCCAGATGATTTCCCACACGCGCAGCGCCGCTTCCAATTTGATGGGGATGGTGAGTTTCGATTGTCCGATGCGCCGGTCTTCGAAGTAGATGGGGATTTCGATGATGTGGTATCCCAGCTTTTCGGCGACGTAGGCCATCTCAAACTGGAAACTGTAGCCTTGTGAGCTGATTTCGTCCAGGTTGATGCCGTGCAGGGCGCTGGCGCGCCAGCATTTGAAGCCGGCGGTGGCGTCGCGCACTTTGAGGTTGAGGAGGAGGCGGGTGTAGATGGCGTTGGCCCACCAGCTAAGGAGGTAGCGGCCTGTTTCCCAGCGTTCGTCGATTTTGCCGCCGCGTACGTAGCGGGAGCCAACGACGACGTCGGCGTCGCGGATGTGGGTGAGCATCTCCGGGATGTGCTGGGGCGAATGGGAGAAGTCGCAGTCCATCTGGATGATGGTGTCGTAGCCGTGGGCCAGCGCCCATTTGAAGCCGGCTACGTAGGCGCGCCCCAATCCCTCTTTTTTGACGCGGTGCAGGACGTGCAGTTGGCCGGGGCGGGGTTGGGTGAGTTCGTCGGCGATCTGGCCGGTGCCGTCGGGGGAGTTGTCGTCTACGACAAGGATGGAGAGGTTGGGGATGTTGAGCGCCCACAATTCGGCGACCATGAGGGGGAGGTTGGTGGCTTCATTATAGGTGGGGATGACGACGATTATTTTTTCCATGTAAGGGGGGGCGGCATCCTCTTTCTGGGGGAGCCGTTTCTAGTGCGCGAGGGCGGCGCGCAGGTCGGCCAGGCCGCGGAAGCTGCCGTCGCGGGCGGTGAGGCCGCGCACGCGGGCGGTGAGTTGACCGCTGGCGGAGGGGCTGTTTTGGCGGTCGGAGGCGGCGGGGTAGAAGTAGGGGATGGCGGCGTTGAGGCGGGCGAGGCAGTTGTCGGCGAGTTTATGGGCGCGGGCGGCGGGGGTGATGATAAGGAAAGTGCCGGCATCTACATGTCCCACAAAGTCACCGCTGCCCGCCGTTTCTTCCATGGCGTGCTTCAGCATGACGCTCACGGCGCGGACGACATCGTCCGCGGCCACGAATCCATACTGGTCGCGGAAGCGGTCAATTCCGTCGAGTCCGGCGAGGACGACGCCCCAATCCTCCTGGGTGAGCATCTCTCGCAGTTTTTCTTCAACCTGGATGCCTTCCGCCAGGCCGGTGACGGGATTGTCGCGGGTGGTGTTGGTCTGGACGCGCCGCAGTGCGTTGCGCATGCGCAGGTCGAGTTCCGTAATGTCGAAAGGTTTGGTGATGTAATCAACTGCGCCCAGTTCTAGCCCGACTAGTTTGTCTTCGCGTTCGCGTTTTTCGGTGAGGAAGATGACGGGAATGGCGCGGGTGCGGTGGGATTGGCGCAGTTGCCGGCATACTTCATACCCATCAATGTCTGGCAGGCGGATATCGAGGAGGATGAGTGCCGGCATTTGCTCCGCCGCCAGTCGCAAACCATCCTCTCCCCACGTTGCCAGCATCACTTCGTAGTTTTGTACGCGAAAATAGGCGTTCATCATTTCCGCCAGGTCCAGGTTGTCTTCGACGATCAAGATGCGCTGTTTGGGGGTGGGCACGGGTACTTCCTTGAATGACTAGGGCACATCCGTTATAGAGGCTTCGCTCGGGAATTGACGGGTGCGCCGGAAGGGTTCTTGCTTGTTGGATGATCCAAAGTTGATTTTGGGCGAACCCCTGGGGCAGTGCCTGGTGGGCGGGGCGGCGTGGAAAAAATGCCGGCATTGCCAACCAGAGACATAAGTGAGCGTCAAGAATGTAGTTCTCGCCAAGATTGGTTCATTTTTGGCGAATGAACCAATCTAAAATGAGGGGCCGGTGCGCGTGACGGGGTGCTACTGGATAGGCTCCTTGTCAATGCGGAAGACGCCCTGACGGTCGCCCACGCCGATACATTCTAGCTCTTCGACGCGAAATTCCAGGCCGCCGCTGAGCCAGCGCAGCGATTCCTGCAAGATGCCCACGGCGATGTAGCCAACCGGGCGATCACATTCGCGTCCCCAGCACATTGAGCAACGTTCGATGTAGTAGAGAAAATGGTCGTCGTACTCCTCGACGCGCGAAGTCTGGTCGCTGAACTGCGTAAAGATGCGGGCGACGGCGGGGACGCCGATTTTTAGCTTGGTGGAAAGGGGCAGTACCTTGAAGGCCAGGTCGCCTACACCCGCTAACGCGCCAAATCCCTTGAGACCGCGGGCAAACAAGGCTCGCCCACCGCGCAAGGCTAACCCACGCCCACCGCGCGGCCCGTAGATGTCTTCCAAGCCTTTGTTCAGGTTGGTGATGTAGCTGAAGTCAAACTCGCGGGACAGGTTGTCGGCGGGAAGGTCGTGAATAAACTGGCGGACGTCGGTCAGGTTGAGCAAAGCGTTCAGGCCGTTGCGCCCCATGACCTCTTCCATGGCTATGAGGAGGATACGGCCCATTTTGTTAGGATAATAGTATCCACTTGGTGGAACTAAGTTTCTCACGGAGACCTCCACGCAAATGTTTGTCTGGCATTACGTCGCATTGTCACAAGTATAAGGATGTGATGGTGATTTGTCAGCAGGTTGACGGAGAAGCCTACAGGACTTGAGTAAGGATGCCGGCATCCTTCTGTCCCCCGCGGCCTCCCTCTGAAACGGCAGCACATTTGCCAGTTGCGACCTGCACGATAAGATAGCAAAGAGTACCACACGCCCATGCCTCTGTCAATAACCGTTATGTAAAATCATGACCATCGTCATATGCGCCATGCGCCATCCTCCCCGTGCTGGCCGCCCAAACTCCCCACGCACAAACCGCGCGGCGGTGATACAATTAGGGCGCGCCCGTATTCAAGGAAAGAACGGATGCGCCGGAAGGGTTCTCGCTTGTCGGATAGGCCAAAGTTCATTCCGAGCGAACCCTTAGGAACGGAATTAAGTCAGACAACGAAGTTGTTTCCTCACTCTTTATGTCAATTTTTTGCACCTGCTAAGTCAGATTGGACCCATTTTCTCTGGTGGAAATGGTTATTGAGCGCCTGAAATTGATCCCATCTCCAGAGAGCGTCAGTAGTTGCAATTTTTTGTTGTTGTATGAGGAAAGCCAACGCGAACGCACTTCCTCGTAACTTGTGACTCACCCCTTATCCGATTAAGGAGCCGCCATGGCCCGGGCAACAATGTATTTCCCACACGACTTTCTTTGGGGCACGGCTACCTCTTCCCTGCAAGTGGAAGGCAACAACACCAACAGCGACTGGTGGTCGTTCGAACAACAAGAAGGGCGTATTCTTGCCGGCCATCGTTCTGGCCTTGCTTGCGACTGGTGGCGGAACGCCGAATCTGATCTGGACCGCGCCGCCGAGATGGGTACGAACGCTCACCGCCTATCTCTGGAATGGAGCCGCATCGAACCGGAGCCGAGTGTCTTTGATGAAGATGCGCTAGGCCGCTACCGCGAAATCATCCAGGGGATGCGCCAGCGGGGCATCGATCCCATGGTCACGCTGCACCACTTCTCTAATCCGCTGTGGCTGGTGGAAAAAGGTGACTTCAGCGCGGACATTGTCACCGAATATTTCCGCCGCTATACGGCGAAGGTGGCGGCCAGTTTGGGGGACGTGGTGGGCAAGTGGGTGACGATTAACGAGCCGATGGTTTATCTCTTTGCCCGCTATTTCGATGGCACGTTTCCGCCGGCGCGCAAGATGGGGTGGAATGCCGGCATGCAAGCCCTGCGCCACCTCTTTTCCTGCCACGCCATCGCCTACCACACCCTCAAAGAAGCCAATCCCCAGGCCATTGTCGGCGTCGCCAAAAACATGCCCGTTTTTGCCAGCCGGTCCGGCAGCCTGCCCACGCGCTGGTGGGCTGGGCGGCTCAACTGGCTGTTCAACGAATTCTGGATGGATGGCATGGTTTCCGGGCGGCTGCGTTGGCCCGCCGGGCGCGGCATCGTGCCCCACCTGGCCGACAGCTTCGACTTCGTGGGCATCAACTACTACACTCGTTTCTATGTGCGCTTCCCGCCCACGGGCGGCGAGTTCTACTACAAAGACTGGGGTCCCGATGCCCAGGTTGGCGACGGGAACTATGGCGAAGTGTATCCGGCGGGGCTGTTCCAGGTCATCAAAGCGGCGATGCGGTATGGCAAGCCCATTTACATCACGGAAAATGGCCTGCCGGATGCCGACGATGATTTGCGCCCCGCGTTTCTGCTCACCCATCTACGTGAGATATGGCGCGCCGTCTCTTTCAATTTTCCCGTCATGGGCTACTATCATTGGAGCCTGGTGGACAATTTTGAATGGGATCGGGGTTGGACGCAGCGGTTTGGCCTCTACGAAATGGACCCGGACACACAAGCGCGGCGTATTCGTCCTGGCGGTAGGCTGTACACGGAGATTTGTCACGCCAATGGCATTAGCAGCGACATGGCCGCGCAGTACGCGCCGGAGCTGCTGGCAACGATGTTTCCAGGCGGCGCTTGATCTGTGATATAATTCTGCCGGCATTTGCCTCACGGTCGTCGTCGTTTAACTTGAGGCGCACCAGGTCTTTTTCATCACCAGAAGCATCGGCGGGGGAGCAATCACAACTTTGCTGAAGCGCGAGGAGTTACTGTATGTCCGGACATTCCAAATGGTCTACCATTAAACATAAAAAAGCCGCAGTCGATGCCAAACGAGGCAAACTGTTTACCCGCCTGGCCAAAGAAATCACCATTGCCGCCCGCGAAAGTGGTGGTGACGAAAGCACCAATCCCCGCCTGCGCCTGGCCGTGGCCAAGGCCAAAGCCAACAGTATGCCCAAAGACAATATTGACCGGGCCATCAAGCGGGGTACGGGCGAGTTGGAAGGTGGCGAACTGGTGGAAGCCATCTACGAAGGATACGGGCCGCACGGCGTCGGCTTGCTCATCGAAGTAGTCACGGATAATCGCAATCGCGCCGTGGCCGACGTGCGCCATACGCTCAACAAATATGGCGGCAGCATGGGCGAAGCCGGCTCGGTCGCCTGGCAATTTGCGCGCAAGGGCTACATCGCTATAGAAGACGTAGACGATCAAGATGAACTGTTCCTGGTGGCGGCGGACGCGGGCGCGGAAGATGTACAGTTTGGCGACGAAGTTTCCGAAGTTTACTGCGAACTGGAGGTGTTTCAGGCTGTGCAGCGCGCGCTGGAAGGAATGGGGTACAGCATCAGCGAAGCCAACATGATTTATGACCCCGCCAACCCGCTGGAGCTTCCCCAGGATCAGGCGCTGCAAGTGCTGAACCTGATCGAGAAGTTGGAAGATGTGGACGACGTACAAAACGTCTACTCCACCCTGGACATCACGGATGAGGCCATGGCGGCCCTGGAAGGGGCCTAGAAAGGGTCGTAAGCGGTCGGCGATGCGGCTCTGGCGGAACGATGCGAATTCTTGGCCTGGACCCGGGCACTGCCATCACCGGCTATGGCATCATTGATGCCCTGGATGGGGAACTGGTTAGCGTCACTTATGGGGTTATCCGTACCCATGCCAGAGACCGCGACGCTTTTCGTCTGCGCCAAATTTTCCTGGCCCTAAACGACCTCATCACAACGTATCGGCCAGATGCGGCAGCGGTGGAGCAGGTGTTTTTCGGGCGCAATGTGACCACGGCAATCACGGTAGGGCAGGCGCGCGGGGTGCTGCTGCTGGCCCTGGAGAATGCGAACATCCCCATTGCCGAATACTCCCCGCCCAAAATTAAGGAAACGATTGTCGGCTACGGCAACGCGGACAAGGCGCAAATGCAATTGATGGTGCGTCATCTGCTCCACCTGGACAAAACGCCCCAACCGGATGACGCCGCCGATGGCCTGGCCGTGGCCATGACGCACTACCACTATCATCGTTATGAATCCCTATGATCGCCAGCATTAGCGGGACCGTGCAGAAAATCAGCAAGGACCACCTCGTTTTGCGCGTTGGTGGTGTGGGGCTGCGCGTTTTCGTGCCGCGCAATGTGCTGGAGGACGTGGGGGGAGCGGGGCGCTCCTTGATGCTGCATACCCATCTTCTGGTGCGCGAAGATGCGCTCACGCTTTTTGGCTTCCAAGACGAAGAAGACCTGTCTCTTTTTGAGATTCTCCTCGGTGTCAGCGGCGTTGGCCCCAAGGTGGCCCTGGCTATTCTTTCCACCCTCAGCCCGGAACTGCTAAAAAGCGCCATTATGCGCGAGGAGCCGGCGGTGTTGCAGCGTGTGCCGGGGATTGGCAAGAAGACGGCGGAGCGGCTGCTGTTCCAACTGCGTGATAAGCTGGACCTGACGGCGGAGAAGGCGGCGATGCCGTTTGTGAGTGATGTGGATGCGGATGTGATTGACGTGCTTACGAGTCTGGGGTTCAGCATTGTGGAGGCGCAGACGGCGCTGCAAAATATCCCGCGCGAGGTGCGGGAGATGGATGCACGGGTGCAGGCGGCGCTACAATATCTGGACCAGCGTTAGCTGCTCAGGGGGGGAGATGGGCGTTTGTTTGTTGCCGGCACAGGCGGGGGCATTTAGGCCGTCAGGAACCTACTTGTTGTCTATTGAATTGAGTCAGGCCGTCAATGTGGCTTTTGGTCGCTTTCAGCAGGGGCGTGTTTTTGTGCTGGCTGCCGGCATTTACGTCTACGTGGGTTCGGCTTTGGGGCAGCGAGGCGCGACGACGCTGCCCCGACGGTTGTTGCGGCACGCCAGCCGCGGCGTGGGGCCGCCACACCCAATCCGCGGGGAACTGACACGGGCGTTTGCCGCCATGGGATTGGCGCACATGGCGCAGCCGCCGCGGCAGCCGAAGCGGCTCCATTGGCACGTGGATTATTTGTTGGAAATGCCGGCATCCTCCCTCACACACATCATCGCTTTTGGCGACAATCAGCGCCGGGAGAGCGACCTGGCCCATTGGTTAACGGGGCGGGCGGATATGCGGGTCATTGCTGCCGGCATCGGCGCGCGCGACCTCCCCGGCGAAACACACCTGTGGCAGCTACAGGCCGCCCCTACCTGGTGGCAAAACACCCTTCTCCCCTACTGCCAGACCCTCGTGTAACTATATCACCCCCGCTCCCTGAGCCTGCCGAAGGGAACCGGTTTCGACAGGCTCAACCTACGGGGGAGTGGACGGTTACACCCCCGTCAACCACTAATACCCGCCACTCGGCCCTCACCCTTCCGTCGTTGCCGCCCCCCACCACGCATCCATCCACTCCTGCGCCCAAACCGGTGTCTGGTCGTTGTGGCACTCGTTGCAGGCATTGGGCGCGCCATCCGGCCCGTAGAGAATGGTGTTTTGCGGATTGGGGATGTGGCTCATCGTGTGGCTGCGCGCGAACTGGGGCACGCCCGTGACCAGTTTGAAGATGTCGTTGGGCATATGGCAGTCGTAGCAGAAGGAGCCGGATTCGCCAGGCGTATGGTGCGTGTGTTGCGCCACCTGATCAACCAGGTCGCCGTGGCAGTTGAGGCAGTAGCGGTTGCTGGCCTCCGACGGCTCCAGAATATTCGGTACGCGCGGCTGCTTATTGTTATGCGGGTCATGGCAGTGGAAGCAGCGGGTGGTAGCTTCATCGTAGCAAACCGACTCAATAAAGGAGCGGAAGATCATGCCGACTCCTTTGGGGCGGCCATCCGCCCACACTTCCACGGTCGGCGCGGTGCGTCCCGGCTCCAGCGGCTGCGATTTGAAGTAGGCGGAAAGGTCGTTGATGCGCCCTTCGCGGCTGTAGCCGGGTTCGTAGATGCGGTAGAGGTCGGTGAGGGACATGGCGATGTCTGGCCCGTGGCAGCGGGCGCAGACGCTCATTGCTTCTCCCTTGTCCACTTTTTGTGGATTGACGATGTAGGCCACGGGTTCCTGGCGCACGCGGCTGTTCAGGTAAGCGACGAGGCGGTTGACGTAGTTATTTTCAAAGTAATTGGCGTGATGGCTGCCCGGTCCGTGGCACGCTTCACAGCCAATGCCGTTGTCTACCCAATGTGTTTCCGCTAAAGTGTGGCTGGTGTTTTTGTTGACGATGTGCAGGTCGGTCGTATGGCAGCGGGCGCAGAACAGATTCCAGGCGGAGTTGAGGGAGGTCATTTGCGCCCAGAGGTCGGCGACGGATGGGGTGCTACCTTCTTGCACATTCCAATAGGGGAAGAAGTCTTGTGTTTCCGTGGACCATTGCAGTGGCAGCCGACGCAGGACGCCGCCCGTTTCTTGCGTGAGGTAGGTCTGGCGATATTGGTAGCCGATGACGTAGGCGATTTTGAAGGGGACGAACTCGTTGGTTTGCGGATCGCGCAAGGCCATGTAGTAGTCGCCGCCTTCGGTGTAGGTGCGCACGGCGGGTTCGCTGTCGGTGGGCAGGACCTGGGCGCTGACGGGCAGGGTCCAACTGCCGTTGTCGAAGTCGCCGACGACGGATTCGGGCGTGGGGCGGCGCGTCATGTTGGCGTGGGGGGATTCTT harbors:
- a CDS encoding polyprenol monophosphomannose synthase; protein product: MEKIIVVIPTYNEATNLPLMVAELWALNIPNLSILVVDDNSPDGTGQIADELTQPRPGQLHVLHRVKKEGLGRAYVAGFKWALAHGYDTIIQMDCDFSHSPQHIPEMLTHIRDADVVVGSRYVRGGKIDERWETGRYLLSWWANAIYTRLLLNLKVRDATAGFKCWRASALHGINLDEISSQGYSFQFEMAYVAEKLGYHIIEIPIYFEDRRIGQSKLTIPIKLEAALRVWEIIWHYRKFTPANRMDQ
- a CDS encoding response regulator, coding for MPTPKQRILIVEDNLDLAEMMNAYFRVQNYEVMLATWGEDGLRLAAEQMPALILLDIRLPDIDGYEVCRQLRQSHRTRAIPVIFLTEKREREDKLVGLELGAVDYITKPFDITELDLRMRNALRRVQTNTTRDNPVTGLAEGIQVEEKLREMLTQEDWGVVLAGLDGIDRFRDQYGFVAADDVVRAVSVMLKHAMEETAGSGDFVGHVDAGTFLIITPAARAHKLADNCLARLNAAIPYFYPAASDRQNSPSASGQLTARVRGLTARDGSFRGLADLRAALAH
- a CDS encoding 4-vinyl reductase, with the protein product MGRILLIAMEEVMGRNGLNALLNLTDVRQFIHDLPADNLSREFDFSYITNLNKGLEDIYGPRGGRGLALRGGRALFARGLKGFGALAGVGDLAFKVLPLSTKLKIGVPAVARIFTQFSDQTSRVEEYDDHFLYYIERCSMCWGRECDRPVGYIAVGILQESLRWLSGGLEFRVEELECIGVGDRQGVFRIDKEPIQ
- a CDS encoding glycoside hydrolase family 1 protein translates to MARATMYFPHDFLWGTATSSLQVEGNNTNSDWWSFEQQEGRILAGHRSGLACDWWRNAESDLDRAAEMGTNAHRLSLEWSRIEPEPSVFDEDALGRYREIIQGMRQRGIDPMVTLHHFSNPLWLVEKGDFSADIVTEYFRRYTAKVAASLGDVVGKWVTINEPMVYLFARYFDGTFPPARKMGWNAGMQALRHLFSCHAIAYHTLKEANPQAIVGVAKNMPVFASRSGSLPTRWWAGRLNWLFNEFWMDGMVSGRLRWPAGRGIVPHLADSFDFVGINYYTRFYVRFPPTGGEFYYKDWGPDAQVGDGNYGEVYPAGLFQVIKAAMRYGKPIYITENGLPDADDDLRPAFLLTHLREIWRAVSFNFPVMGYYHWSLVDNFEWDRGWTQRFGLYEMDPDTQARRIRPGGRLYTEICHANGISSDMAAQYAPELLATMFPGGA
- a CDS encoding YebC/PmpR family DNA-binding transcriptional regulator; the encoded protein is MSGHSKWSTIKHKKAAVDAKRGKLFTRLAKEITIAARESGGDESTNPRLRLAVAKAKANSMPKDNIDRAIKRGTGELEGGELVEAIYEGYGPHGVGLLIEVVTDNRNRAVADVRHTLNKYGGSMGEAGSVAWQFARKGYIAIEDVDDQDELFLVAADAGAEDVQFGDEVSEVYCELEVFQAVQRALEGMGYSISEANMIYDPANPLELPQDQALQVLNLIEKLEDVDDVQNVYSTLDITDEAMAALEGA
- the ruvC gene encoding crossover junction endodeoxyribonuclease RuvC, whose product is MRILGLDPGTAITGYGIIDALDGELVSVTYGVIRTHARDRDAFRLRQIFLALNDLITTYRPDAAAVEQVFFGRNVTTAITVGQARGVLLLALENANIPIAEYSPPKIKETIVGYGNADKAQMQLMVRHLLHLDKTPQPDDAADGLAVAMTHYHYHRYESL
- the ruvA gene encoding Holliday junction branch migration protein RuvA, whose protein sequence is MIASISGTVQKISKDHLVLRVGGVGLRVFVPRNVLEDVGGAGRSLMLHTHLLVREDALTLFGFQDEEDLSLFEILLGVSGVGPKVALAILSTLSPELLKSAIMREEPAVLQRVPGIGKKTAERLLFQLRDKLDLTAEKAAMPFVSDVDADVIDVLTSLGFSIVEAQTALQNIPREVREMDARVQAALQYLDQR
- a CDS encoding GIY-YIG nuclease family protein encodes the protein MGVCLLPAQAGAFRPSGTYLLSIELSQAVNVAFGRFQQGRVFVLAAGIYVYVGSALGQRGATTLPRRLLRHASRGVGPPHPIRGELTRAFAAMGLAHMAQPPRQPKRLHWHVDYLLEMPASSLTHIIAFGDNQRRESDLAHWLTGRADMRVIAAGIGARDLPGETHLWQLQAAPTWWQNTLLPYCQTLV